A single Gemmatimonadota bacterium DNA region contains:
- a CDS encoding response regulator: MPRSAVIIEDDPPIRRVLRHALESDFDRVLEAGTATAGIDLVASEQPALVVLDLGLPDAEGVEVCRELRAWCVAPILILSARHSESEKVTLLDAGADDYITKPFSTVELQARVRALLRRAGVGNAPSLRIEFGPYVMDLAGRTLRRDGEIIHLTPIEWELLRTLAVNAGRTLTHTQLFGAVWAGRRYGDAQQYLRTHIANLRRKIEDDVLDPHYVVTEPGIGYRFAGTS, translated from the coding sequence GTGCCGCGCTCCGCCGTGATCATCGAGGATGACCCTCCCATTCGACGCGTGCTGCGCCACGCGCTCGAATCCGACTTCGACCGGGTACTCGAAGCAGGTACCGCGACAGCGGGCATCGATCTCGTAGCGTCGGAGCAGCCCGCGCTTGTCGTGCTCGACCTGGGTCTGCCGGACGCAGAAGGCGTGGAGGTTTGCCGGGAGCTGCGCGCGTGGTGTGTCGCACCGATCCTCATACTGTCGGCGCGACATTCGGAGTCCGAGAAGGTGACGCTGCTCGACGCGGGCGCCGATGACTACATCACGAAGCCGTTCAGCACGGTGGAGCTTCAGGCCCGCGTACGCGCGCTGCTACGACGGGCGGGCGTGGGCAACGCGCCGTCGCTGCGTATCGAGTTCGGGCCATACGTCATGGATCTCGCAGGACGAACCCTCCGACGAGATGGCGAGATAATTCACCTTACTCCCATCGAATGGGAATTGCTACGCACGCTCGCAGTGAACGCTGGACGGACTCTCACTCACACGCAGCTCTTCGGGGCGGTATGGGCCGGACGACGGTACGGCGACGCGCAGCAATATCTGCGCACGCACATCGCGAACTTACGACGCAAGATAGAAGACGATGTGCTCGACCCGCACTACGTAGTGACCGAGCCTGGGATCGGATACCGTTTTGCAGGGACGTCGTGA
- a CDS encoding RidA family protein, whose translation MKFISTPDAPIPAGHYSQGVVHGGFVFVAGQLPIDPRDPSREPGPIEDQTAQALANVGAILSAAGTSLDRVVQMTVYVSDVSLWGKVNAVYSRVMGNHRPARAIVPSGELRHGMLIEIQAIAAVEATGPEAAT comes from the coding sequence ATGAAATTCATCTCCACGCCGGACGCGCCGATACCCGCCGGACACTATTCACAGGGAGTCGTGCACGGCGGTTTTGTGTTCGTAGCCGGCCAGCTGCCAATCGACCCCAGGGATCCGTCGCGTGAGCCCGGTCCGATAGAAGACCAGACCGCGCAAGCGCTCGCCAACGTTGGCGCGATTCTAAGCGCAGCTGGAACGAGCCTCGATCGTGTCGTGCAGATGACGGTCTATGTTTCCGACGTATCGCTGTGGGGAAAGGTGAACGCTGTTTACTCGCGCGTGATGGGGAATCACCGTCCCGCGCGCGCGATCGTGCCAAGCGGCGAGCTGCGACACGGCATGCTCATCGAGATTCAGGCGATCGCTGCGGTCGAAGCGACCGGTCCGGAGGCAGCCACGTGA
- a CDS encoding lytic transglycosylase domain-containing protein has protein sequence MIPVVCGPLSVLPHSADAWTPGPRPSAIKRRLRNAKPLSYPVMLLACGVLIANVAPRVPVRPLPMSPVIVLAPTLQQRGLELRRDTLAGWLTRKHVDSVTAFEWAREFQTYGEQARVNPKLLVAIAYAESEFNPRATSHAGAIGLMQVLPERDSWREYEARCGKMTPKSLHNPRVNICFGAHIFGEFLRSHHGDNDRALAAYNNGTGEMNSYPDRVYASLAALKRGQ, from the coding sequence GTGATCCCGGTCGTCTGCGGTCCGTTGTCGGTGCTGCCTCACTCTGCCGACGCGTGGACCCCTGGCCCTCGGCCGAGCGCAATCAAACGCAGGCTGCGCAATGCAAAGCCGCTGAGTTATCCGGTGATGCTGCTTGCGTGCGGCGTGCTCATCGCGAACGTCGCTCCGCGCGTTCCGGTCAGACCGCTTCCCATGTCACCAGTGATCGTACTCGCACCGACGTTGCAGCAACGTGGGCTCGAGTTGCGTCGCGATACGCTTGCCGGATGGCTGACACGCAAGCACGTCGATTCAGTGACTGCATTTGAATGGGCGCGCGAATTTCAGACGTATGGTGAACAGGCGCGGGTGAATCCCAAGTTGCTGGTTGCCATTGCGTACGCCGAATCGGAGTTCAATCCGCGCGCGACGAGTCATGCTGGCGCGATAGGTCTCATGCAGGTGCTCCCGGAGCGTGACTCGTGGAGAGAATACGAGGCGCGTTGCGGCAAGATGACACCCAAGTCGCTGCACAATCCACGCGTCAACATCTGCTTCGGCGCGCACATCTTCGGGGAATTCCTCAGGAGCCATCACGGCGACAACGATCGCGCGCTGGCGGCCTACAACAATGGAACCGGCGAGATGAACTCATACCCCGACCGCGTCTATGCAAGCCTGGCGGCTCTCAAGCGCGGACAGTGA
- a CDS encoding Clp protease N-terminal domain-containing protein: MSWKSGFTDRAEDTLGLTSVALRRRPSALASTELLRAIEGCGPSLARGVLTALDVSIDEVLDRADQISREREANLRLRRFPVRPASLEMIVRRAEEEAAMLGNRRVGTEHLLLAIISVHDDPTTSALRATGVTQDTARGTIRRLLVSWTDNGTPRPRVSAA, translated from the coding sequence ATGTCGTGGAAGAGTGGCTTTACGGACCGGGCTGAGGATACGCTGGGGCTTACCAGCGTCGCGTTGAGGCGGCGCCCGTCGGCGTTGGCAAGTACGGAGCTATTGCGGGCCATCGAAGGGTGCGGACCGTCACTCGCCCGGGGTGTACTCACCGCGCTCGATGTGAGCATCGACGAGGTGCTGGACCGTGCCGATCAGATTTCCCGCGAGCGCGAAGCGAATCTGCGCCTCCGCAGATTTCCGGTCAGGCCGGCTTCGCTCGAAATGATCGTTCGGCGCGCCGAGGAGGAAGCAGCGATGCTGGGCAATCGCCGGGTCGGAACGGAGCACCTGTTACTCGCGATCATTTCGGTGCACGATGATCCGACTACGTCGGCGTTGCGGGCGACTGGCGTCACGCAGGATACGGCGCGCGGAACGATTCGGAGGCTGCTCGTGTCATGGACCGACAACGGGACTCCGCGGCCACGAGTGAGCGCGGCGTAG
- a CDS encoding threonine/serine dehydratase — protein MSDATLISRADVDAAAARLQGQAVHTPIISALDLAERLGVACGVKADSFQRTGSFKFRGAYNYIATMNPADRTRGVVAPSSGNHGQAVACVAAIFGIPATIVMPTTVTPIKRAGVERWGATAVLAGTTTDDRMSAAQDLSRTTGAAIVPPYDDLRIIAGQATCGLEILTDEPDAMTFVVPVGGGGLSGGIATIVKLMRPAARVIVVEPEGAAKLSAAWRAGTPVAIDRARSAADGLLAVKIGTVNFAHLHRYADEIITVTEDEIAEAAAYLFRELKLVAEPSGATALAALLAEKVRPSGETIAVLSGGNISMDALREFTANHSA, from the coding sequence GTGAGCGACGCGACTCTCATCTCTCGCGCGGATGTCGATGCAGCGGCTGCGAGACTGCAGGGGCAGGCGGTTCACACGCCGATAATTTCGGCACTCGATCTGGCCGAGCGACTTGGAGTTGCGTGCGGTGTGAAGGCGGATTCGTTTCAGCGTACCGGCTCGTTCAAGTTCCGCGGTGCTTACAACTACATCGCGACAATGAATCCGGCTGATCGGACGCGCGGGGTAGTTGCACCGTCGTCGGGCAATCACGGGCAGGCCGTTGCATGCGTCGCGGCCATATTCGGAATTCCCGCAACTATCGTGATGCCGACGACGGTAACACCGATCAAGCGCGCTGGTGTAGAGCGATGGGGGGCGACGGCTGTGCTCGCCGGCACTACGACGGATGATCGCATGTCCGCCGCACAAGATCTCTCTCGCACTACTGGAGCGGCGATCGTTCCGCCATACGATGACCTCCGGATCATCGCGGGGCAGGCGACCTGCGGCCTCGAGATACTCACCGACGAGCCGGACGCGATGACTTTCGTCGTTCCCGTCGGCGGCGGCGGATTGAGCGGAGGGATCGCGACGATCGTCAAGCTGATGCGCCCCGCTGCGCGAGTGATAGTCGTCGAGCCCGAAGGTGCGGCGAAGCTCTCGGCCGCATGGCGCGCCGGAACGCCCGTGGCGATCGACCGTGCTCGGAGCGCTGCCGACGGATTGCTGGCGGTAAAGATCGGCACGGTCAACTTCGCGCATCTGCACCGTTACGCCGACGAGATTATCACGGTGACCGAAGACGAGATCGCGGAAGCCGCCGCCTATTTATTTCGCGAACTGAAGCTCGTCGCGGAGCCCAGTGGCGCGACTGCACTCGCCGCTCTGCTGGCGGAGAAGGTGAGGCCGAGCGGCGAGACGATCGCTGTACTGAGCGGCGGGAACATCTCGATGGATGCGCTGCGCGAGTTTACCGCAAATCATTCCGCATAA
- the kdpF gene encoding K(+)-transporting ATPase subunit F translates to MTADSMVAAIVSIALVCYLFYTLLRPDRF, encoded by the coding sequence GTGACCGCCGATTCGATGGTAGCCGCGATCGTAAGCATCGCGCTCGTCTGCTACCTGTTCTATACGCTGCTTCGTCCGGACAGGTTCTGA
- a CDS encoding DUF4118 domain-containing protein, whose translation MKHRAMTMWTVWTLALVAVTLLLLTFRADLDKAHVILVFLLVILGASAAGGRALGVVLSLVSFVIFDLMFLPPYGTLVVRNPLDWLALVAFLVTSLVAAQLLYMARAQRAAVEREMAAREGERLKDALLAAVSHDLRTPLTSIKGLAHELSQDGDERAAIIEEEADRLNRLVTDLLDAARMSAGNFPVAPQPNALDDLLGVVVRQFAGRPDRNRLDVSLDRPDELVIGMFDFVQTLRIVTNLVENALKYSPVDAHVHVSGGAEGGRMVVRISDRGPGVAEQGESRALDTAYGDTRSVSAGLGLSIARGLAAAQHGSVDYEARAGGGSVFTLFLPLAPSSAM comes from the coding sequence ATGAAGCATCGCGCAATGACGATGTGGACAGTGTGGACGCTTGCGCTCGTTGCGGTCACGTTGCTGTTGCTCACCTTCCGCGCCGATCTCGATAAGGCGCACGTCATCCTCGTCTTTCTCCTCGTCATACTGGGTGCGAGCGCCGCCGGAGGACGGGCGCTGGGCGTAGTCTTGTCGCTTGTCTCGTTTGTAATCTTCGATCTGATGTTCCTGCCGCCGTACGGTACGCTGGTCGTTCGGAATCCGCTCGACTGGCTCGCACTCGTGGCGTTCCTCGTCACCAGCCTCGTAGCTGCGCAGCTGCTGTACATGGCGCGAGCGCAGCGCGCGGCGGTCGAGCGAGAGATGGCTGCGCGCGAGGGCGAGCGACTCAAGGATGCGTTGCTCGCCGCAGTCTCACACGATCTCAGGACGCCTCTCACATCGATCAAGGGCCTCGCGCACGAGCTGTCACAGGATGGAGACGAGCGTGCGGCGATAATCGAAGAGGAAGCGGACCGGTTGAATCGCCTGGTTACCGATCTGCTCGACGCCGCCCGGATGAGTGCAGGGAATTTCCCGGTTGCTCCCCAGCCGAATGCGCTCGACGATCTGCTCGGCGTGGTGGTGCGTCAGTTTGCCGGCCGGCCGGACAGGAATCGCCTTGACGTCTCGCTGGATCGTCCGGATGAGCTCGTCATTGGCATGTTCGATTTCGTGCAAACGCTGCGAATCGTGACGAACCTGGTCGAGAACGCTCTCAAGTACTCGCCAGTGGACGCGCACGTGCATGTGTCCGGCGGCGCGGAGGGTGGGCGAATGGTGGTCCGCATTTCAGACCGCGGGCCCGGCGTCGCCGAGCAGGGAGAGTCACGTGCGCTCGACACGGCTTACGGCGACACGCGGAGCGTTTCCGCCGGCCTGGGGCTTTCGATCGCGCGTGGTCTCGCTGCGGCGCAGCACGGTAGCGTGGATTACGAAGCGCGCGCGGGCGGCGGAAGTGTGTTCACTCTCTTCCTGCCGCTCGCGCCGTCGAGCGCTATGTAG
- the kdpA gene encoding potassium-transporting ATPase subunit KdpA, whose product MTWIGWAQILAFCVVVFLVTKPVGIYITRVYDGSLHYLGRAERVIYRVCGIDPSENQHWLDYLIAMLLFSAVSMVVTYAALRAQGHLPLNPQHLPGIVDRQAFETAASFTTNTNWQSYAGETTMSYLSQMMQLAFHNFASAAVGMCVAAALVRGIASRSAGHLGNFWTDLVRGVIYIFIPGAIVLALLFVQQGVLQNFKPYLTVGTIEGAKQVLAMGPVASQEAIKQLGTNGGGFFNANAAHPFENPTPWTNFLQMVAIFIVPAGATYWFGRAVRHQKHGWALWAAMFVMFIGGTAVTYKFEAAGNPIHAAEGIDVHAASGRMAQSGGNMEGKEVRFGIAASALYATVTTDASCGAVDAMHDSFTPIGGLVPIVNMQLGELIFGGVGAGLYGMLSMVILTVFIAGLMVGRTPEYLGKKIQSREVRMVMLYVLAAPIVVLGMTGIAAVLPAGLAGRNNMGPHGLSEILYAFTSTFANNGSAFAGLTGSTYFYNTTLGIVMLLGRFVLIVPVLALAGFLSERKVAAESAGSFPVDTPLFVMLLIGVILIVGALTFFPVLSLGPIVEHFLMHAGRLF is encoded by the coding sequence ATGACTTGGATCGGGTGGGCTCAGATACTCGCATTCTGCGTCGTGGTGTTCCTCGTCACGAAGCCGGTGGGCATCTATATCACGCGCGTGTACGACGGATCACTGCACTATCTCGGACGCGCCGAGCGAGTGATCTACCGTGTGTGCGGGATCGATCCGAGTGAGAACCAGCACTGGCTGGACTATCTCATTGCAATGCTGCTGTTCAGCGCAGTGTCGATGGTGGTGACTTACGCCGCATTGCGGGCACAGGGGCATCTCCCCCTGAACCCGCAACATTTGCCAGGCATCGTGGACCGGCAGGCATTCGAGACTGCCGCATCGTTCACCACCAACACGAACTGGCAATCGTACGCCGGTGAGACGACGATGTCCTACCTGTCGCAGATGATGCAGCTCGCGTTCCACAATTTTGCGTCGGCAGCGGTGGGAATGTGCGTTGCGGCAGCTCTCGTGCGCGGCATCGCCAGCCGGTCCGCGGGTCATCTCGGGAACTTCTGGACCGATCTGGTCCGCGGCGTGATCTACATCTTCATTCCCGGCGCCATCGTCCTGGCGCTCCTGTTCGTCCAGCAGGGCGTACTACAGAATTTCAAGCCCTATCTGACTGTCGGAACGATCGAGGGGGCAAAGCAAGTGCTGGCAATGGGACCGGTCGCGAGTCAGGAAGCAATCAAGCAACTCGGCACCAACGGCGGCGGCTTCTTCAACGCGAACGCGGCGCACCCATTCGAGAACCCGACGCCGTGGACGAACTTCCTGCAGATGGTCGCGATCTTCATCGTGCCGGCGGGAGCGACCTACTGGTTCGGTCGTGCGGTGAGGCACCAAAAGCATGGATGGGCGCTCTGGGCCGCCATGTTCGTCATGTTCATCGGCGGGACTGCAGTTACCTACAAGTTCGAAGCGGCTGGCAATCCGATACATGCTGCGGAAGGCATCGACGTGCACGCAGCATCCGGCCGGATGGCTCAGTCCGGCGGCAACATGGAAGGCAAGGAAGTGCGCTTCGGCATCGCAGCGTCGGCGCTGTACGCCACGGTTACGACCGACGCGTCGTGCGGCGCCGTCGACGCGATGCACGACTCGTTCACACCGATCGGCGGACTGGTGCCCATCGTCAACATGCAGCTCGGAGAGTTGATCTTCGGCGGAGTCGGTGCCGGTCTCTACGGCATGCTCAGCATGGTGATCCTGACTGTGTTCATCGCCGGTCTGATGGTTGGCCGCACACCGGAATATCTCGGGAAGAAGATCCAGAGCCGCGAAGTGCGCATGGTCATGCTGTACGTGCTCGCGGCGCCGATAGTCGTGCTCGGGATGACCGGCATCGCAGCAGTGCTTCCGGCCGGCCTCGCGGGACGCAACAACATGGGGCCACACGGCCTGAGTGAAATACTGTACGCATTCACCTCGACGTTCGCCAACAACGGGAGTGCGTTCGCAGGACTGACCGGCTCGACCTATTTCTATAATACGACGCTTGGGATAGTGATGCTGCTCGGGCGGTTCGTGCTGATCGTGCCAGTGCTGGCACTCGCAGGTTTTCTGTCAGAGCGCAAGGTTGCCGCCGAATCGGCGGGCAGTTTTCCCGTGGATACACCTCTCTTTGTGATGCTGCTGATCGGCGTGATCCTGATAGTCGGCGCGCTCACGTTCTTCCCCGTATTGTCGCTCGGGCCGATCGTCGAGCACTTCCTGATGCACGCCGGGAGACTCTTCTAA
- a CDS encoding M48 family metallopeptidase: MRTTSLAVSLAGAALLAGCAVSTQQEVQMGQQEAQQISTQLPMLQDAQVNAYVNDLGNEIAKRTSRADLDWHFAVVNTDVVNAFALPGGFVYVNRGVLAHASTMDELAGVLGHEIEHVVLRHSVKQMQQQQGANVGLAIACSLTNVCNNQAAATAINIGGTAVFAKFSREDEVQADNGGFQNVMRAGISPAGMLSFFKKLLAEEQSQGSSGSTAAWFSDHPGTEDRIADIQRMLANVPSAQLAKLQTDSPAFQSMKRRLAQLPPAPPTKQ, translated from the coding sequence ATGCGAACCACTTCATTGGCTGTTTCACTCGCAGGCGCCGCGCTCCTCGCAGGGTGCGCGGTGTCCACGCAGCAGGAAGTCCAGATGGGGCAGCAGGAGGCTCAACAGATTTCCACACAGCTTCCGATGCTGCAGGATGCGCAGGTGAATGCGTACGTCAACGATCTCGGCAATGAGATCGCGAAGCGCACATCCCGCGCGGATCTCGACTGGCATTTTGCCGTGGTCAACACCGACGTGGTGAATGCCTTTGCGCTTCCAGGCGGATTCGTGTACGTGAATCGCGGCGTTCTCGCGCACGCAAGCACGATGGACGAGCTCGCCGGCGTATTGGGACACGAGATCGAGCACGTCGTATTGCGTCATTCCGTGAAGCAGATGCAACAGCAGCAAGGCGCGAATGTCGGCCTCGCGATCGCGTGCTCACTCACCAACGTGTGCAACAATCAGGCGGCCGCGACAGCGATCAACATCGGCGGTACGGCCGTGTTCGCGAAGTTCAGCAGAGAGGACGAGGTGCAGGCGGACAACGGCGGATTCCAGAACGTAATGCGGGCGGGCATCAGTCCGGCCGGAATGTTGAGCTTCTTCAAGAAGCTGCTGGCCGAGGAGCAGTCGCAGGGGAGCTCCGGATCGACAGCGGCATGGTTTTCGGATCACCCCGGAACCGAGGACCGCATAGCTGACATTCAGCGCATGCTCGCCAACGTTCCGTCCGCGCAACTCGCCAAGCTGCAAACCGATTCCCCTGCCTTTCAGTCGATGAAACGCCGGCTGGCGCAACTGCCCCCGGCACCTCCGACCAAGCAGTAG
- a CDS encoding cytidylate kinase-like family protein, which produces MQPTAVDLVTVSRECGAGGSDFAVALGAALGWPVLDGNLPERVAARLHVQCGAVRQRDEQTPGLFARIASTLLISPPEAPMQIETSDLLMPDSIAQAAHAEIVEAAAHPPAIIVGHGAQMILRERPGTMHIRLVGTPESRVERLVARDGGTPEEAAASARRINGQRQAYVQRYYHQDWADPLLFDVQFNTARVTIEQAVTCVTSIIAARGHANPVHASSS; this is translated from the coding sequence ATGCAGCCGACCGCTGTGGATCTCGTCACTGTATCGCGGGAGTGTGGTGCTGGGGGGAGCGATTTCGCGGTCGCTCTGGGTGCTGCGTTGGGCTGGCCGGTGCTGGACGGGAATCTCCCCGAGCGCGTTGCCGCCAGATTGCACGTACAGTGTGGCGCAGTCCGGCAACGGGACGAGCAGACGCCGGGCCTGTTCGCCAGGATCGCCTCCACGTTGCTCATATCACCTCCGGAAGCTCCGATGCAGATCGAGACAAGCGATCTGCTGATGCCGGACTCCATCGCACAGGCCGCTCATGCCGAGATCGTGGAGGCCGCGGCTCATCCACCTGCCATAATCGTCGGGCACGGCGCACAGATGATCCTCCGGGAGCGGCCGGGCACGATGCACATCCGACTGGTCGGAACGCCGGAATCCCGTGTCGAGCGACTCGTCGCACGCGACGGAGGGACGCCCGAGGAAGCTGCGGCCAGCGCGCGACGCATCAACGGTCAGCGACAGGCGTACGTCCAGCGCTATTATCATCAGGACTGGGCTGACCCGCTGCTCTTCGACGTTCAGTTCAACACTGCTCGTGTCACGATCGAGCAGGCAGTAACGTGCGTCACGTCGATCATTGCCGCGCGCGGTCACGCAAATCCGGTACACGCATCGAGCAGCTGA
- a CDS encoding hotdog fold thioesterase — protein sequence MPEQTDRLAWLRALRTRGLPDAVGIEVLELTPTRVVATMPVDDRTRQPFGLLHGGASVALAETTASLGAFANIDPTQFAAVGVEINANHIRSKREGTVRAVAEPVHVGRTTQVWSIRIADEEDRTVCVARCTIAIVKAPAAD from the coding sequence ATGCCTGAACAAACAGACCGACTCGCCTGGCTTCGCGCGCTCAGGACCCGCGGACTCCCGGACGCGGTTGGGATAGAGGTACTGGAGCTTACTCCGACGCGTGTCGTAGCGACGATGCCCGTGGACGACCGGACCAGACAGCCGTTTGGCCTGCTTCACGGCGGCGCATCGGTCGCTCTGGCCGAGACAACCGCGTCGCTCGGTGCGTTCGCGAACATAGATCCGACGCAGTTCGCCGCAGTCGGCGTCGAGATCAACGCGAACCACATTCGCTCCAAGCGAGAGGGTACGGTTCGGGCCGTCGCCGAGCCGGTTCATGTTGGACGTACGACTCAGGTGTGGTCGATCAGGATCGCTGACGAGGAGGATCGTACCGTCTGCGTGGCGCGCTGCACCATAGCGATAGTGAAGGCGCCAGCGGCCGATTAG
- a CDS encoding erythromycin esterase family protein yields MISPTVHKSDFAARGLTKSLGNAALPLDNADDLDPLIDAIGEARYVLLGEASHGTSEFYTWRTALSKRLILEKQFSFIGVEGDWPDCYRVNRFVKGYQNSGASAAEVLHAFDRWPTWMWANREIVALAEWLHEHNRGLPEEQKTGFYGLDVYSLWESMAAVVDYLEGVDPEFARMARNAYDCFEPFNEDVQEYARATALVPMSCQDETVRVLRELRARAPEFREDGREAYFNAEQNAIITRGAELYYRTMVRGGPTSWNVRDHHMVDTLDRLMRHHGDRAKAIVWEHNTHVGDARFTDMARAGMVNVGQLVRQSHESEGVVLAGFATHHGTVIAGREWGAPMRRMEVPNARVGSVEDLAHLGTDGRDALFVFDGSDDGGIEGLDAPLDNRAIGVVYDPRAERYGNYVPTIVPRRYDALLFIDETRAVDPLHMPVRVSADEPETYPSGM; encoded by the coding sequence ATGATCTCACCTACTGTCCACAAATCCGATTTCGCCGCGCGCGGGCTCACCAAATCCCTTGGCAATGCAGCGCTGCCCCTGGACAATGCAGATGATCTCGATCCGTTGATCGACGCGATCGGCGAGGCGCGATACGTCCTGCTCGGCGAGGCATCGCACGGCACCAGCGAGTTCTACACGTGGAGAACAGCGCTGTCCAAGCGGCTCATTCTCGAGAAACAGTTCTCGTTCATAGGAGTCGAGGGCGACTGGCCGGACTGCTATCGGGTGAATCGCTTCGTCAAGGGATACCAGAACTCAGGCGCGAGTGCGGCGGAAGTCCTGCATGCGTTCGATCGATGGCCGACGTGGATGTGGGCCAATCGCGAAATCGTCGCACTCGCGGAATGGCTGCACGAACACAATCGAGGCCTGCCGGAGGAGCAGAAGACGGGATTTTACGGCCTCGATGTGTATTCGCTGTGGGAATCGATGGCGGCGGTAGTCGATTACCTCGAAGGCGTCGATCCCGAATTCGCGCGGATGGCGAGGAATGCGTACGACTGCTTCGAGCCGTTCAACGAGGATGTACAGGAGTACGCGCGCGCGACCGCGCTGGTTCCGATGTCCTGTCAGGACGAGACCGTTCGCGTATTGCGTGAGCTTCGAGCCAGAGCCCCCGAGTTCCGCGAAGACGGGCGCGAGGCGTACTTCAATGCGGAGCAGAACGCGATCATAACGCGCGGTGCGGAGTTGTATTACAGAACCATGGTTCGCGGCGGACCGACGTCGTGGAATGTGCGCGATCATCACATGGTCGACACGCTGGATCGGCTCATGCGTCACCACGGCGACCGCGCCAAGGCAATCGTATGGGAACACAACACACACGTGGGCGACGCCCGCTTCACCGACATGGCGCGGGCCGGCATGGTGAACGTGGGCCAGCTCGTGCGACAGAGTCACGAATCGGAAGGCGTGGTGCTCGCTGGCTTCGCAACGCATCACGGAACCGTCATCGCCGGCCGCGAGTGGGGGGCACCGATGCGCAGGATGGAGGTACCGAATGCGCGAGTCGGAAGTGTCGAGGATCTCGCTCATCTCGGGACTGACGGTCGTGACGCACTGTTTGTCTTCGACGGCAGCGACGACGGCGGCATAGAAGGGCTCGATGCGCCGCTGGACAATCGCGCGATCGGCGTGGTGTACGATCCGCGTGCGGAACGTTACGGCAACTATGTACCGACCATCGTTCCGCGCAGATACGACGCCCTGCTTTTCATCGATGAGACTCGTGCGGTGGACCCACTGCACATGCCCGTGCGCGTCTCTGCTGACGAGCCGGAGACCTATCCCAGTGGAATGTAG